One genomic region from Anabaena sp. PCC 7108 encodes:
- a CDS encoding type II toxin-antitoxin system RelE/ParE family toxin, giving the protein MTRRIVIRPKASVDIDEQFSYIAQSNFDAALSFFDATRQTFSQLA; this is encoded by the coding sequence ATGACTAGACGAATTGTAATTAGACCAAAGGCTAGTGTTGACATTGACGAACAGTTTTCTTATATTGCCCAGAGTAATTTTGATGCAGCATTAAGTTTTTTTGATGCTACGAGGCAGACTTTTTCACAATTAGCATAA
- a CDS encoding type II toxin-antitoxin system ParD family antitoxin produces the protein MTTVNISLPDSMRDFINEQVEKCGYSTTSEYIRHLIRQDLEKVAQARLETLLLEGLDSGEAVEITDEWWEQKRTQLLERLRK, from the coding sequence ATGACTACAGTAAATATTTCTCTTCCCGATTCTATGCGGGATTTTATCAATGAACAGGTTGAAAAATGTGGCTACAGTACCACAAGCGAATATATTCGACATTTGATTCGTCAAGACTTAGAAAAGGTAGCACAAGCACGACTAGAAACATTACTATTAGAAGGCTTAGATAGCGGTGAAGCGGTTGAGATTACGGATGAGTGGTGGGAACAAAAACGCACTCAGCTTCTTGAGAGACTTCGCAAGTAA